The nucleotide sequence CTTTACCCCTACTACTCCATAGGTAGTGAAGGCTTCGGCAAATCCATAATCGATATCCGCCCGGATGGTATGAAAAGGTACTCTCCCTCTCCTGTACCATTCCCTTCTCGCCATCTCGGCGCCCCCTAAGCGCCCGGCGCAGGATATCTTGATCCCCAGTGCGCCGAATCTAAGGGCGGAACTCACGCTTTTTTTCATGGCCCTCCGGAAGGAAACACGCCGGACAAGTTGGAGAGCCACGCTTTCAGCTACCAGTTGGGCGTCGACCTCGGGTTTTCTTACCTCCTGAATATCGATTATGACTTCCCGCTTGATCTCTTTCTCCAAGGCCCTCTTCACATTTTCAATTTCCACGCCCTTCTTTC is from Deltaproteobacteria bacterium and encodes:
- the rpsC gene encoding 30S ribosomal protein S3, which gives rise to MGQKVNPIGFRLGIHRDWDSRWFAGKEYSHFVLEDHRIRKFLKKRLFQAGISRIEIERAANKVRIKIHTARPGLVIGKKGVEIENVKRALEKEIKREVIIDIQEVRKPEVDAQLVAESVALQLVRRVSFRRAMKKSVSSALRFGALGIKISCAGRLGGAEMARREWYRRGRVPFHTIRADIDYGFAEAFTTYGVVGVKVAIFKGEILPDRKG